From the genome of Thauera chlorobenzoica:
GCTTGAGCAAGGCGTAAGCATGGGCCCCGCGCATGATGCGCACGTTCTCCATGCTGTCGCCGGCGCTCGTCCCCAGCAGCAAGGTGGGCGTGCCGGTCACGGTCAGCTTGCGCCCCTCGGCGATGTCGTCGCGGATGCGTTCCACGTACTTGCCGCTCTCCAGGCATTGCTTGAAGGACCCGGCATCGAGTTCGAGTGCCGCGGCGTGCTCGACCAGGCGCTCGGCGGCGAGGGCCTGCTGGTTGGCGAAAAGGCGGTCGTGCATTTCCCAGTACCGCCCCTGCTCTCCGGCGCAGTGCGCCGCCTCGGCGGCCTGCAGGGCCTGCGGGTGGATGGACTCCAGGGGAAAGTCGCGGAACACGTAACGCACTTTGCCGGTGGCGATATAGTCCCGCTCGATCTGCGGCAGTGACTGGTCCGCGTGGCGTTTGCAGAAGGGGCACTGGTAATCGGAAAACTCCACCATGGTGAGTTGCGCGTCCCGCGCGCCCTTCAGCGGCGCGTCGTCGATCGATACGACGGCGTCGATGGGCTGCACGAGGGGGGGCGGCGGTGGCGGCAGACGCGCCTGGAGCTGCTTCCTGAGTTCGTCGAGATCCTGGCGCAGGGCGTCCTGGCCCTGCCTGACGGCTTCCACGTCGCGGCGCAACTGTTCCATGTCCCCGGCTTCCTGAGCCGGGGCCGGCGCAGACAGACCCGCGAGGGTCAGCGCCGCGCATAGCATGATTCGGTTCATGACATCCCTTCCATCTCGGTGGCCAGGCGATCCGGACCGGCGCCAGGCATTCGCCCCCCTCGACCCGTTGCCCGGTCAAGGAGGGCGAAGGTTTCTTCAGTTCCCGGCTTGTCCGCGGCGGGCCCTGGCGGTCTTCCCGACTTCAGGAAAAGACCCTTCGGCGCCCGCCGATCGGAGCAAGGTGTGTGCTTACGGGAAGGTCACGGTGATATTGACGTCCGCGTCGTCCTCCAATTCCGGCGCGCCGTAGCTCACGCCATCATCGTCGGTTGCTGCACCGGTCACGACGTTGGTGTGGAGACCGGCGGCGGAGATCCTGCCGACGAACGTGCACGGGTAGCTGTCCAACGGATCAATGGTTTGCGGAACCGCGCACGTCGTGCTGATGACGTTGCCTTGGACCGTGGTGATGTCGCCGAACCTGTCGTCCGTGAGGCTAGTAAGTGTCAGCGTGTCGAAGCTGGAGGTGTTGCTCACCCCGACGCTGAACTGCACATCCACGGTAACGGCCTGCGTTGCGGTCGCGGTCTTGGTCAGGCTCGGCGGGCTCGAGTCGTCGACAACGGTCACGTCGGCCGGATCATCATCGCAGAGGTTCGAATGACCGAAATCATCGCTTCCGCACGCGGTGACGACGTCGGTGATCGTGTCACCTGCATCGTGCGCCCCGGACGCCACTAGCACCGTAAATTGACACATGTACGGGTTCTGACCACCCGGATCGTTGATTTCCGCCGGAATCGTCGCCAACGCGCAGGTGGTCGCCGTGACGGCGCCCTGAACCTGGGTGATGTCGCCGTACAGGTTGTCGACCAGGCTGTCCAGCGTCACGTTCGAGACCAGCGCGTTGTTGGTCACCGCGACACTGTAGATCACCGAGCCGCCCGCTTCGGAAACCGTCGTCGTCACCGCGTCCTTGATCACCGTGATGCTTGCGGTTTCGAGGAAGACGTCGATGTTGAGGTTGCCGCAATTGCACTTCGATGGCGATCCCGGGAAGGCATCGAACGTGCCCGCGGTCGTATACGTGGCCGAGTCGCACACCTCGTTCGCGCCCGGCTGACGCCAACTCGTGCACCAGGGCAGATTGACCTTGCTGTCGTTGTTGCTGTCGACACACATGGTGGTGATGGTCTGGCGAATCACCTGTGGGTTGTTGGCGGCGTCGATGTCGCCGCAAATATCAGGGGCCGCATCCTTGTTGATGAAGGTTGGCGAATTTGCCGCAGTGACCACATTCGGCGCGCACTGTCCGGTCAAGGCGCCATCGGCTCCGCCGCCGTCGGTGGCGATATAAAGACCGAGGTCGTAGCGGGCCTGGGCGGTCAGCGGCATCGTGAAGTCGGCGGTGAAGGTGAAAGGCTGGCCGGAGACACAGGTGAACTGCCCTTGTGGGTTCGGGTCCTGACAACCATCATTGTTCGCATCCTGCGGTCCACCGGGAGTCACCGCGATACAGATGTTGCTGACCGAAGACAGCGTCACGTCATTGGCGGTACACGTCAGGCTCTGGCTGTTGCCGTGCGCCATCCACACATCCTGCATGCAACTGGGTGCGACCTGGGCCGACGCCGGCGGCGCTCCCAGCAGCAGCCCTCCCACTACCAGCGGCGTCGCCGCGCCGATACAGCGCGCCCACGAACGCGCCCATCTCGTCAAGCTTCTCATGATGTTCTCCTATCCGCTTCGGGACGAGCTTCGCCCCCTCGGGGATCAGCGCGGATCCTCGCAGGGATATCCGTTCTGCGCCGACCGCCTCCCACTGTCATCCGCATGCAGGTGTTTTGTCCTGCGTGCCGACGTCCAGGTTTTTTAGGGATAGCAGAGAAATGCGCTTGAAATGCTGGCCCGGTGGCCTAGGACCGGTGACCTAGGTCCGGTGTCCTAGGCCGTCATCCGCCGGCTGGCGAAGTGCCGAAAGGATGGCGCGACAGCGCCAGTTGGGCGCGCCGTGTGACCCCGAGCTTGGCGAAGACGTGGCTCAGGTGGGCCTTGACGGTTTTGTCGCTCAGCCCCAGGGCCTTGGCGATTTCCTTGTTCGTGCACCCGCGCGAGATCAGGCCGACGATTTCCTCTTCCCGCGGGCTGAGCTTTTCGTTTGCGCCTGCGGGGGTGCGGGGCCGGGCCGACAGATTGACCGCGTCGATCAGGCTGGTCAGGGCGTGTGCGAGTTTCTCGCGCCCGAGCCAGATTTCTCCGCGCTGGACCGCGCGCATCGCTTCTGCATATTCACGGCGGTCGCAATGCTTCGGCACGAAGCCGCTGACGCCCTGCAGCAGCGCATTCGACACGCGCTCGTCGGTGAGGGTGCTGGTTGCCAGCAGGATCGCCGTTCCTGGCGCCGAACGGTGAAAGGACGCAAGCTGTCCATCCTGCTCCGCTTCGGGCGGGTCCGCATCGAACACCAGAATGTCCGCCTGCAGTGCGTCGAGCAGCACGGGAAGTTGAACGTAGCGGCTCACCCGCGCCACCAGCCGGACATCGGCCAGCTCCGCCGCGACGCCGACGTTCGCGCAGAAGCTCTCGTCCGGGCTGGCGACGAGGGCGGTTGCGGTCTTCTTTTCCATTGCGGCCAGCTCCCTAGCTGCCTCTCTGCCGGGCCTTCTTGCCGGGCATGAACCCGGCCAGCCTTGTCTTCGATTTATAGGATGTTTGTCACCGACTGTCACGGTCATGCGCAGGACGGCGCTGTCCGGCCGCGCCGGTTCCGGATTGCCTGAACTTCACCCCGGCGGCGGTGCCGGCGCCGGCAGGGTGGGGTTGCCGAGCGGATCGGAGCGGAGGCGGTAGCCGACCCCCGCTTGGGTGAGGATGTGCACCGGAAAGCGGGGGTCGGCTTCGAGCTTGCGCCGCAGGCCGGCCATGTACACGCGCAGGTAATGGGCGTGCTCGACGTGGTTCGGTCCCCAGACGCCGGCGAGCAGCTGGCGGTGGGTCAGCACCCGTCCGCCGCCGGCGATCAGCTGGCCGAGCAGGCGGTATTCGATCGGGGTCAGATGGACCGGCTCGCCGGCGCGGCTGACCGCGCGGCGCTCGAGATCGACCTCGATGTCGCCGAACGCTACCCGGCTCGGGGTGTGTGCGGGGCGCAGCGCCCGCCGCAGCAGGGCGCGGATGCGGGCGCGCAGCTCGGCGACGCCGAAGGGTTTGCTCAGATAGTCGTCCGCGCCGGCATCGAGCGCCGCCACCTTGTCGGTTTCGTCGCTGCGGGCGGACAGCACCAGGACCGGCATCCCGCTCCAGCGCCGGATTTGGTCGAGCAGGTGGATGCCGTTGCCGTCCGGCAGGCCAAGGTCGAGGATCAGCAGGTCCGGGCGCCGCGCCGCAGCCTCGATGCTGCCGCGTTGAAGGGTTGCCGCCTCGCACACCGTGCAGCCTTCGGTTTCGAGCGCGGCGCGCACGAAGCGGCGGATGCCGGGCTCGTCCTCGACGAGCAAGACGAGCGGGGTGGGGTCGGGGACGGTCTTCATCGGCGGTTGGCCGGTGTCGCGCAGGGCTTGTCGCCTGGTCACGGCGGCAACAGGGGCTGGGGGGGGACGGGCAGGCGCAGCGTGAAGCAGGCGCCGCCGTCAGGCTGGTTGCTGGCTTCGACGCGGCCGCCGTGGGCTTCGATGATCGCGCGCACGATCGCCAGCCCCAGTCCGGTGCCGGCGTCGCCGGCCGTGGCCCGGAGGGGCGTGCCGGTGCCGCGCACGAAGCGCTCGAAGATCGCCTGTTCCTGCCCTGGCGGCAGTCCGCAACCGCTATCGCAGAGGGTGATTTCGAGGACGCGCTGCTCGCGGGCGAGTCCGCTGCGCGCGCTCGATCCGGCCGCTTCGAGCGGTGTGGCCGCTATGCCGGGCCCGGTGCGGCGGAGGTGCGCCGCGGCGGGCGTCGGCGCTGCGTCCGAACTGCGTGCGCGGACCGTCACCCGCCCGCCGGTAGGCGTATGGTTGATCGCGTTATCGAGCAGGTTGCACAGCACCCGCTCCATCATCGCCGGGTCGACATGGGCGAGCGGCAGCTCTTCGGGGACGTCGATCACGAGCGGGTGGTCCTGCAGCAGATGGGACCGTGCCTGCAGCGCGCTGGCGATCATCTCGTCGACCGGGATCCACTCGCGGGCGAGCGGCACCGGGGCCGATTGCAGGCGGGCGAGATCGAGCAGGTCGCGGGCGAGGGCATGAGTGCGCACGGCTTCGCGGCGGATCGCTTCGGCCAGCTCGGCCTGTACCGGCGGCAGCGGTGGGCCGGCCAGCGGCAGGGACTCGGCCAGCCCGGCGAGTGCGGTGAGCGGCGTGCGCAGATCGTGCGAGATCGAGGCGAGGAGGGTGTTGCGCAGGCGCTCGGATTCGACCGCGAGCTGGGCGCGCGCCGCTTCCTCGCCGCGCGCTTCGGCGCTGTCGCGCTCGCGCCGCAGACGGGCAGCGAGCTCGGCGGTGGTCAGTGCCACTGCGAGCAGCACGGCGAAGGTGAGCAGGTACTGCAGGTCGGACACCGCCAGGGTGAACTGCGGGTGGACGAAGAAGAAGTCGAACAGCGCCACCGACAGGAAGGCCGCCAGCACCGCCGGCCCGCGCCCCAGGCGGATCGCGGCGAACAGGACGGCGAGCGGGAACAGCATCGCGATGTTGGCGAGGTCGAGATGGCCGAGCAAGGGCATTCCGGCAAGCGCGACCGCGATCACTGCGATCGCTGCCCACAGGTAATTGCGCCACGGCGGGCGTTCGGGCGCGGCAGGGCGGGAGGGAACGGCACTCATGAGCGCATGTTAACGCGGAAGAGCGAGCCCGGCATGCGCCGGGCCGTTGAGCTTGTCGCCTCTACGGGCTCAGTCGCTCACGGGGGCGTCGATGGCGTGGAGCGTTTCGAGCAGTTGCGGACGCAATGGGCCGGCGGCGGCAAGCCCGCGCCGGGCGGCGGCGCGGGCTTCGTCGCGCCGCCCCAGTTCGAGCAGCACCTGCGCCCGGTTGTTGTACGCCGCAGCCAGGCCGTGGGCTTCGGCGACGCGACGGAAGGCCGCTTCGGCGCCGTGCTTGTCGCCGGCGGCGTAGAGCGTGTTGCCCAGCCCCATCGCCAGCGTCGGATTGCCGGGCCAGCGCGCGAGGGCGCTGCGGTAGGCCTGGAGCGCGGCGGCGGGGGGGGCGGTACGCTCGAACGCGACCAGGGCGCGGACGGTTTCGTCTTCGCTCGCGGTTGCGGGAAGGCGCCCGGGCGGCAGGGCGACGAACGCCCACTGCCCGCCGCGCCTCCAGGTGTGCTCGAAGGTGCGCAGGCTCAGCTCCTGGCGTTTCATTGGTCCGGAGCGCAGGAGCACGCTGCCGCGCTCGAGGTCGTAGCCCACCGCCACCGCGTAGTGCCAGGACGGCGCCCATGACAGGCCGAGATTCTGCAGCACGACCACCGGGTTGCCGGCAGCGGTCTCGCGCAGCAAGGCTTCGAGGGAGGCCGGGATGAGCGTCGCCACCGCCCCCCGGCGGCGGGCGGCGGCGAGCATCTCGATCTGCAGCGAGCCTTCGCGGGCGGGGAGGAAGACCTGGCCGACGAGGGCCTCGGGCTGGGTCGGCAGGCCGGCGGCGGACAGGCTGGTGGCGAGCGCCGCCGGCCCACAGAAGTAGCTGTCGTCGGGGAAGAACGGGGTGTCGGCGAGTTCGACCTGCGGTGGCAGCTCGGGCGGGGGCTGCGCTTGCAACTGCCGCGCCGAGGTGGCGCAACCGGCGCTCGCCAGGGCGGCGAGCAGTACGGCTGCGGCTGCGGCCAGGCGTGGCCGCAGCCAGGCGTGCAGCGCCGCGGACCAGGGCATCGCCGGTTCAGCGCACCGAGCGGGTGAACGGGAAGACCTTGGTCAGGCCGAGGATGTCGGTGAGCAGGAGGACGAAGAACACCAGCAGGATGGCACCGATGATGCCGCCGGCGGGGGCGCTGTCGATCTGCTCGGCCAGGCGGGCGGCCTCGTCGTCGGTGAGCGCGGCGATGCGTTCCCGGGCGAGCGCGGGGTCGACGCCCTGGCGCTCGAGTTCGGTGCGCACGTCGTCGCGTTCGAGCGCGGCGGCGAGGCGGGCGTGGCTTGCGCCCTGGTCAACGGCGGTGCTGCGGGCGAGCTGTTCGGTCGGGATCAGTCCGGCATGGGCGGGATGCACCAGGGTCGCATTGGCGAAGCTGAGGCTGAGGACGACGGCAAGGATGCGTTGAAGGCGTTTCATTGTTTTTTTCCTCTCGATGGGCAACACGGGCCAGGGAGCGGGGTCATCGCGTGAATATCGGCGGCGGCCCTTGTCGCGACCGGCACAAGCGCTGCCGCCGTCCTTCTGCTATTCGTGCGACCACCCGGCTGATCAGGGCCGGACGCCTTCTGCCGTCCGGCCCGCCTGAAATATAGTCAATTCTGATAGCCGCGTCGTCCGGTGTGTGCGCGGAGATCGCATCAGCATGTAACCTGCGGCCACCATGGCGGAGTCCGCGCGGGTCGCCGGCGTGACCGGCGCCTCCGCCGTGCTTGCGCCGGAGCGCCGCTGTGGCCGATAGTCGACGGTTTTCCCGCATGGCTTACCGCAGTGTGGGAGCCCGCAACGAAACGGCACCAAACGGAGCGCCTGCCGATGGAATTCGATCTCTGGTGGCTCGCCTATCCCCTGCTCGGGGTGGTGGTGGGCTTTTTCGCCGGCCTGCTCGGCGTGGGCGGCGGCGGCATCATGGTGCCGATCCTGACCAGCCTGTTTCTCGCCCAGGAATTTCCCCGCGACCAGGTCGTGCATATGGCGCTCGGTACCTCGATGGCGGCGATCGTGCTGACCGCGGTCTCCAGCCTGCGCGCGCACCATGCGCACGCTGCGGTGCGCTGGGACGTGGTGCGCGCGATCACGCCCGGGATCCTGTTCGGCACCTTCGGCGCGACCTTCGTTGCGGCGCGCGTCGATACCGTGCCGCTGGCGATTTTCTTCGTCGTCTTCATGGGCTACGTCGCGGTGCAGATGCTGCTCGGGATCAAGCCCAGGCCGAGCCGCAACCTGCCCGGTGCGCTCGGCATGAGCGCTGCCGGCGTGGGAATCGGCGGGGTGTCGGCGCTGGTGGCGATCGGTGGCGGTTCGTTGTCGGTGCCGTTCCTGAGCTGGTGCAACGTCAAGGTCCATCACGCGATCGGCACTTCGGCCGCGATCGGGCTGCCGATCGCGTTCGCCGGCACCGTGGGTTACCTGGTCAATGGCTGGGGCGCACCCGGCACGCCTGCACTGACCCTGGGCTTCATCTACCTGCCGGCGCTGGTGCTGGTGTCGGCGGTGAGCATGTTCTTCGCCCCGCTCGGCGCGCGCCTGGCGCATCGCCTGCCGGTGGCGATGCTGCGGAAGGTGTTCGCCGGGGTGCTGGTGGCGCTGTGCGTGAAGATGCTGCACAGCCTGTTCGCCTGAGCCTGGTGTCCGCCCCGGGGGGCGTTCAGCGGGGCGGGGCGAGGGCGTCGCGGATCGTCTCGAGGTTGGTGCGCATCATCGCGGCGTAGGACGGCGCCGGGCCGTCGGCGGCGGACAGCGCGTCGGAGTACAGCGTGCCGCCGACACGGGCGCCGCTCTCGCTGCGGATGCGCTCGATCAGGCGCGCGTCGGCGACGTTTTCGATGAACACCGCGGGAATGTTCTCGGTCTTGAGCTGGCGGATCAGGCGGGCGACGCCCTGCGCGGTGGGCTCGGCGTTGTTCGAGACCCCGACCGGGGAGAGGAAGCGGATGCCGTAGGCGCGGCCGAAGTAGGCAAAGGCGTCGTGCGAGCTCACCACCTTGCGCCGCTCGGCGGGCAGGGTGCTGAAAGTGTGGCGGATCTCGGCGTCGAGCGCCTTCAGTTCGGCGCGGTAACGCTCCGCATTGGCACGGTAGAAGTCGGCCCCGTCCGGGTCGGTGGCGGCGAGCGCAGCGGCGATGTTGGCGACGTAGTGCTGGGCGTTGGCGACGTCCTGCCAGGCGTGGGGGTCGACCGCGTGGCTGCGCCCGGCGCCGTGGCGGTGAGGGGCCTGGTGGCCGTGTTCGTCGGCCATTTCGAGCGTGGCCACGCCATCGCTTGCCACCACCACGGTTCCGCGGTAGCCGCCCGAGCGTGCCAGGCGCACCGTCCAGTCATCGAAACCGAGGCCGTTGACCACCACCAGCGCCGAGGCGCCGATCTCGCGTGCGTCCGAGGGGCGGGGCTGGAAGGCATGGGCGTCCTCGTCGGCGCCGACCAGGGTGCGCAGGGTGACGCGCTCGCCGCCGACCTGGCGGACGAAGTCGCCGAGAATGCTGAAGCTGGCGGTGACCTGCAGCGGCTGCGCAGCGGCGGCGGCGGGCAGGATGAGGGCGGTTGCGGCGGTCAGGGCGGCGAGGCCGGGCACGTGGCGAAGCAGGCTGCGCAGGCGGCCGAAGCGGGGGGCGAGGGGTGCGGGCGTGGCGGTGGTCATGGCGCGGGCTCGGTTTGCGGGGGGTGCCGGCGGGGGCGCTGCCGCCCGCCGGCACCTCCCGGGGTCAGGATTCGAGGTGGTGGCGTACCGGCAGACGGCCGGCGAGGATGCCGCCGGGCGCGGCCAGCAGCGACACGAAATACACCACGCCGCACACCAGCACGATCGCCGGGCCGGCCGGTACATCGATATGAAAGGACAGCAGCAATCCGGTCGCGCCGCTGCCGAAGGCGAACGCGACCGCGAGCAGGATCAGCATCGGCAACCCGCGCGTCCACAGCCGGGCGGCGGCGGCGGGCAGGATCATGATGCCTACCGCCATCAGCGTGCCGAGGGCGTGAAAGCCGCTCACCAGGTTGATCACCACCAGCACCAGGAAGCCGTAGTGCGCCACCGGCGACCAGCGGCTGACCCCGCGCAGGAAGGCGGGGTCGAAGCACTCCAGCACCAGCGGGCGGAACAGTACGGCGAGGCAGACCACGGTGACGCTGGCGATGCCGGCGATCAATAACAGCGAGGCGTCGTCGAGCGCCAGCACCGAGCCGAACAGGACGTGGAGGAGGTCGAGGTTGCGCCCGCGCAGCGACACGATCATCACCCCGGCGGCAAGTGACAGCAGGTAGAAGGCGGCGAGGCTGGCGTCCTCCTTCAGGATCGAGGTCCGCGTCACCACCCCGGCGGCGAGCACCACGACCAGGCCGGCGACGATGCCGCCCACCGTCATCGCCCCCAGCGACAGGCCGAAGGCGAGGTAGCCGAGGGCGGCGCCGGGCAGGATCGCGTGGCTCATCGCGTCGCCCATCAGGCTCATCCGGCGCAGCAGCAGGAACACCCCGACCGGGGTGGCGCCCAGCGCCAGCGCCAGGCAGCCGGCCAGCGCGCGGCGCATGAAGGCGAATTCGGTGAAAGGGTCGAGGAGGAGTTCGGTCACGGTGGAAGCAGGGGGCGGAGGGCCGGGCGCGGCCGCGTTCAGTGGGGATGCCGATGGCCGCGGTGCGCGCCGGTGGGGGAGGGCGCAGCGGGATGCGGGAGGGCATCCGCGCCGGCATGCGCGTGGGGTGGTGCCCCGTCCCCGGCGCGCTCTTCGCCACCGGTTGCTGCGCCCAGCGCAGGCGCGAGCTCGATGTGGCATTGTGCGGCGTCTTCGTCGAAGGCTTCCGACAGGCGGCGCGCCCGCGCCAGCAGGGCGGGGGTCAGGACCTGGGCGGTGGGGCCGAAGGCCACCGGCTCGCGCGACAGCAGCAGCGCGGTGGGGAAATGGCGGCGCACCTGTTCGAGGTCGTGCACCACGGTGAGGATGGTGCGGCCTTCGGCGTGCCAGCCCAGGATCAGCCCGACCAGGTCTTCGACGGTGCGGCTGTCGATCGCGGCGAACGGCTCGTCGAGCAGGATCAGCGGGGCGTCCTGCAGGATCAGCCGGGCAAAGCGTGCGCGCTGCAGCTGGCCGCCGGACAGCGAGCCGATCGGCCGCGTCTCGAAGCCCGACAGCCCGACTGTGGCGAGGGCGTCGCGCACGCGCTGGCGCTGGCTGCGGGAGAGTGCACCGAAGGCGCCGATCTCGTGCCACAGGCCCATGGCGACGACGTCGAACACCGACACCGGAAAGCTCGGGTCGATGTCGCCGCGTTGCGGCATGTAGGCCAGCCCGCCGGACGGCAGCTCGGGCAGCAGGACGCGTCCGCCGATCGGGCGCAGCTCGCCGGCCAGGCCCTTGAGCAGCGTGGACTTGCCCGCGCCATTGGGGCCGACCACGGCGACCAGCGCGCCGGCGGGAATCTCGCCGCTGAGGTGATGCACCGCGGGGTGGCGGTCGTAGCCCAGGGTGAGGTTGTCGAAGCGGATCATCGGTGGGGGGGCGGGCTGCATCTCAGTATGCGCCGAGCCGTCTCAAGCGTACTGAAGCCCCCTCGGGGGGCAGCGAACATAGTGAGCGTGGGGGGTGTCATCTCAGCGTAGCGCCCACAGCAGGGTCAGCCACAGCGCGGCCAGGGCCGCTGCGGCCAGGGCGAGGCGGGCGGCGAGGCCGGCGCCGAGGAGGGTGAGCGCGGGCAGGGGGCGCGAACCGGGAGCGGCGCGGGGGGCGCGTGCGCTCATCGGTCCGCCGCCTTCAGGCCCTGTCCGGCGCCTTGCCGGCCACAGTCGGCGCAGGCGCCGTGCAGCACCAGCTCCGCGCGCTCGAGTTCGAAGCCGGCCGGCAGGTCCGGGCCAGGTTCGGCCGGAACGTTTTCCAGGCACAGGATCTGGCCGCAGCGCTCGCAATGGAAATGGGCGTGGCGGTGGTCGCCGTGGCGGGCGATCTCGAAGCGCCAGGCGCGTTCACCGCCGGCGATGCGGCGAGCGATGCCCTGCTCGACCAGCCAGTCGAGGGCGCGGTAAAGGGTGACGCGATCGTGGGCGATGCCGAGCGCCGCCAGCGCGGCGCCGATTTCGTCGTGTGACAAGGGGTGGGCGCTGGCCTGCAGGGTCTCGATCAGCGCCACCCGGGTGCGGGTGACACGGCCGCCGTGGGCTGCGATGAGGCCGCGGACGGACTGCGGTGGTGCGCTGGGCGGAGCGTGTCGCTGCTTGGGCATGGGGGCGGGTTTGTGAGTGCGGTTCGGGTGCGCGCTGGAGTGAATCGGCTTGGCTTGCGGCGGCATTTGATGCAACATTGTAGCATTAGAACGCGCCTCCGCAGGAACGCCCGATGCCCCCTCCTTTTGCCGTCCTTGCCCTCTTTGCGGCATTGTTGCCGTCGGGCGCTGCCGCCCAGCACGACGGCCACGGCCCCCATCCCGAGCACACGCCGCAGCGCGCTGCCGCCGGGGCCGGAGTCATGGCCGGAGGCGTGCATGAGCACGGGCTGGCGGTGCTGCGGGTGGTCCTCGACGGGGGCGCGCTCGAGATCGAACTGGCGACGCCGCTCGACACCCTGGTCGGCTTCGAGCATGCGCCGCGCACCGCTGCCCAGCGTGCCGCGCTGCAGGTGGCCGAACGCGGGCTGCGCGATGGCGCAGCGCTGTTCGGGTTGCCGGAAGCGGCTGGCTGTGCGCTGATGGCGGTAAGCCTGGCTTCGCCCTGGCTGCAAAGCGAAGACCGGGCCGATGCGGGCGGCGCAGCGCACGTGCAGGCCGGGGACGGCGATCATGGTGAGCTTGTCGCCGGCTACCGTTTCCAATGCGCCCGCCCGCAGGCGCTCGATGCCCTGCAGCTGCGGCTGTTCGAGCTTTTCCCGCGGCTCCGGGCGGTGCGCGCCGAGTGGGCCTCGGCGCGCGGGCAGGGGGCGGCGAAGCTGACGCGCGGCCAGGCGCGGCTGGCGCTGTGAGCAGCGTGCCCGCGTGCGCCGGGGCGGCCGCCGCCGCTGCGCTGATGGACGGGGGCAAACGGTGATGCCGGATCCGGCGGGCGAACCCGATGCCGCCGCGGTCGCGCTGCGCGGGTTGCGCTACCGCTGGCCCGGCGCACACCACGACTGCCTGGCGATCGACACCTTCATGC
Proteins encoded in this window:
- a CDS encoding PA2778 family cysteine peptidase, which codes for MPWSAALHAWLRPRLAAAAAVLLAALASAGCATSARQLQAQPPPELPPQVELADTPFFPDDSYFCGPAALATSLSAAGLPTQPEALVGQVFLPAREGSLQIEMLAAARRRGAVATLIPASLEALLRETAAGNPVVVLQNLGLSWAPSWHYAVAVGYDLERGSVLLRSGPMKRQELSLRTFEHTWRRGGQWAFVALPPGRLPATASEDETVRALVAFERTAPPAAALQAYRSALARWPGNPTLAMGLGNTLYAAGDKHGAEAAFRRVAEAHGLAAAYNNRAQVLLELGRRDEARAAARRGLAAAGPLRPQLLETLHAIDAPVSD
- a CDS encoding sulfite exporter TauE/SafE family protein, giving the protein MEFDLWWLAYPLLGVVVGFFAGLLGVGGGGIMVPILTSLFLAQEFPRDQVVHMALGTSMAAIVLTAVSSLRAHHAHAAVRWDVVRAITPGILFGTFGATFVAARVDTVPLAIFFVVFMGYVAVQMLLGIKPRPSRNLPGALGMSAAGVGIGGVSALVAIGGGSLSVPFLSWCNVKVHHAIGTSAAIGLPIAFAGTVGYLVNGWGAPGTPALTLGFIYLPALVLVSAVSMFFAPLGARLAHRLPVAMLRKVFAGVLVALCVKMLHSLFA
- a CDS encoding PA2779 family protein; amino-acid sequence: MKRLQRILAVVLSLSFANATLVHPAHAGLIPTEQLARSTAVDQGASHARLAAALERDDVRTELERQGVDPALARERIAALTDDEAARLAEQIDSAPAGGIIGAILLVFFVLLLTDILGLTKVFPFTRSVR
- a CDS encoding Fur family transcriptional regulator, whose amino-acid sequence is MPKQRHAPPSAPPQSVRGLIAAHGGRVTRTRVALIETLQASAHPLSHDEIGAALAALGIAHDRVTLYRALDWLVEQGIARRIAGGERAWRFEIARHGDHRHAHFHCERCGQILCLENVPAEPGPDLPAGFELERAELVLHGACADCGRQGAGQGLKAADR
- the kdpE gene encoding two-component system response regulator KdpE — translated: MKTVPDPTPLVLLVEDEPGIRRFVRAALETEGCTVCEAATLQRGSIEAAARRPDLLILDLGLPDGNGIHLLDQIRRWSGMPVLVLSARSDETDKVAALDAGADDYLSKPFGVAELRARIRALLRRALRPAHTPSRVAFGDIEVDLERRAVSRAGEPVHLTPIEYRLLGQLIAGGGRVLTHRQLLAGVWGPNHVEHAHYLRVYMAGLRRKLEADPRFPVHILTQAGVGYRLRSDPLGNPTLPAPAPPPG
- a CDS encoding DsbA family protein, whose product is MNRIMLCAALTLAGLSAPAPAQEAGDMEQLRRDVEAVRQGQDALRQDLDELRKQLQARLPPPPPPLVQPIDAVVSIDDAPLKGARDAQLTMVEFSDYQCPFCKRHADQSLPQIERDYIATGKVRYVFRDFPLESIHPQALQAAEAAHCAGEQGRYWEMHDRLFANQQALAAERLVEHAAALELDAGSFKQCLESGKYVERIRDDIAEGRKLTVTGTPTLLLGTSAGDSMENVRIMRGAHAYALLKQELDKLLAESKP
- a CDS encoding DUF4118 domain-containing protein codes for the protein MSAVPSRPAAPERPPWRNYLWAAIAVIAVALAGMPLLGHLDLANIAMLFPLAVLFAAIRLGRGPAVLAAFLSVALFDFFFVHPQFTLAVSDLQYLLTFAVLLAVALTTAELAARLRRERDSAEARGEEAARAQLAVESERLRNTLLASISHDLRTPLTALAGLAESLPLAGPPLPPVQAELAEAIRREAVRTHALARDLLDLARLQSAPVPLAREWIPVDEMIASALQARSHLLQDHPLVIDVPEELPLAHVDPAMMERVLCNLLDNAINHTPTGGRVTVRARSSDAAPTPAAAHLRRTGPGIAATPLEAAGSSARSGLAREQRVLEITLCDSGCGLPPGQEQAIFERFVRGTGTPLRATAGDAGTGLGLAIVRAIIEAHGGRVEASNQPDGGACFTLRLPVPPQPLLPP
- a CDS encoding metal ABC transporter solute-binding protein, Zn/Mn family; the protein is MTTATPAPLAPRFGRLRSLLRHVPGLAALTAATALILPAAAAAQPLQVTASFSILGDFVRQVGGERVTLRTLVGADEDAHAFQPRPSDAREIGASALVVVNGLGFDDWTVRLARSGGYRGTVVVASDGVATLEMADEHGHQAPHRHGAGRSHAVDPHAWQDVANAQHYVANIAAALAATDPDGADFYRANAERYRAELKALDAEIRHTFSTLPAERRKVVSSHDAFAYFGRAYGIRFLSPVGVSNNAEPTAQGVARLIRQLKTENIPAVFIENVADARLIERIRSESGARVGGTLYSDALSAADGPAPSYAAMMRTNLETIRDALAPPR
- a CDS encoding helix-turn-helix transcriptional regulator, yielding MEKKTATALVASPDESFCANVGVAAELADVRLVARVSRYVQLPVLLDALQADILVFDADPPEAEQDGQLASFHRSAPGTAILLATSTLTDERVSNALLQGVSGFVPKHCDRREYAEAMRAVQRGEIWLGREKLAHALTSLIDAVNLSARPRTPAGANEKLSPREEEIVGLISRGCTNKEIAKALGLSDKTVKAHLSHVFAKLGVTRRAQLALSRHPFGTSPAGG
- a CDS encoding metal ABC transporter permease — its product is MTELLLDPFTEFAFMRRALAGCLALALGATPVGVFLLLRRMSLMGDAMSHAILPGAALGYLAFGLSLGAMTVGGIVAGLVVVLAAGVVTRTSILKEDASLAAFYLLSLAAGVMIVSLRGRNLDLLHVLFGSVLALDDASLLLIAGIASVTVVCLAVLFRPLVLECFDPAFLRGVSRWSPVAHYGFLVLVVINLVSGFHALGTLMAVGIMILPAAAARLWTRGLPMLILLAVAFAFGSGATGLLLSFHIDVPAGPAIVLVCGVVYFVSLLAAPGGILAGRLPVRHHLES